In Wolbachia endosymbiont of Spodoptera picta, a single window of DNA contains:
- a CDS encoding substrate-binding domain-containing protein: MLKRLFLIFAFVLLIPLSNVDARRYIRIVGSSTVFPFISFISEEFSRIFSFKTPVVESIGSGSGFKMFCSGIGEGTPDITTSSRPMKEVERELCKRNKVNEVIEIIIGYDGIVIANSNQSHRFDFTKNDLFETLSSYSEDNDRLVKNNKKFWSDVNQALPKTEIKIYGPHQNTGTHETLINFIMLDQYSCMNSRIFKENYQDQEKRKKACSNIRDDGRYIEVGINENIIIQKLKSNKNALGIFSFSFLAKNQDEIQGSIIAGIEPTYKNISSGEYMLARPLYLYIKKEHLDTVDGLREFIREVVDSISTEGGYLSRLGLIPLSSENMKKVLEKVRDII, from the coding sequence ATGCTGAAACGCCTTTTCCTTATTTTTGCATTTGTATTACTCATCCCACTGTCAAATGTTGATGCCAGAAGATATATCAGAATTGTTGGATCTTCAACTGTTTTTCCTTTTATCTCATTTATATCTGAAGAATTCAGCCGTATATTTTCCTTTAAAACTCCGGTTGTAGAATCGATAGGAAGTGGATCAGGGTTCAAAATGTTTTGTTCAGGAATAGGGGAAGGCACACCAGATATCACTACTTCATCTCGCCCTATGAAGGAAGTAGAGAGAGAATTATGTAAAAGAAATAAAGTGAATGAAGTAATAGAGATCATAATTGGCTATGATGGAATTGTTATTGCAAATTCAAATCAAAGCCATAGATTTGATTTTACAAAAAATGACCTGTTTGAAACTTTATCTTCATATTCTGAAGACAATGATAGATTAGTAAAGAATAACAAGAAATTTTGGTCTGATGTAAATCAAGCTCTACCAAAAACAGAAATTAAAATCTATGGCCCACATCAAAATACAGGTACACATGAAACTTTGATTAATTTTATTATGCTTGATCAATATTCATGTATGAACTCAAGGATTTTCAAAGAGAATTATCAAGACCAAGAAAAAAGAAAGAAAGCATGTAGTAATATCAGAGATGATGGAAGATATATAGAAGTTGGAATTAATGAAAACATAATAATACAAAAGTTGAAGAGCAATAAAAATGCTTTAGGAATATTTAGCTTCAGCTTTTTAGCGAAAAACCAAGATGAGATTCAAGGAAGCATAATCGCAGGAATTGAGCCAACTTATAAAAATATATCATCGGGGGAGTATATGTTAGCAAGGCCTTTATATCTTTATATCAAGAAAGAACACTTAGATACTGTTGATGGATTAAGGGAATTCATTAGAGAAGTTGTAGACTCTATTAGTACTGAAGGTGGATATCTATCTAGGCTTGGTCTAATTCCACTTTCAAGTGAAAATATGAAGAAAGTCTTGGAAAAGGTTCGTGATATAATATGA
- a CDS encoding metallophosphoesterase family protein: protein MKIANIFIFLILSLTISFYPTHAQILYTWSQIIPENKLSIRAIIDNNMCPIAYVDNKAVEMLNRSSINNTETVCELIVETNAQNISIDNIKVPVLAEKISKIAFIGDTGCRINMLFQQECNSVDNWPLKKNLDSIAFHKPDLIIHVGDYHYRQTKCRNTKKCGDIYGYSKEAWYADWFEPAKDILTQSPFLFVRGNHESCNRAYEGWFRYLDSYPFFPQKCEDLISSWFLDAGPMKFFIFDSSSGEEIFTTQSTVDAFERQFDKLIQDKPTWFLTHKPLWRSPKKEFLTLKSHGNLTQIEAFGDKFPSNVTTIVSGHIHIAQILLMDNVPDQIIVGNGGALLHAQDQEPVYQNVEFNYPNSRNYLAHEVRNFFGFGFAILGLDDHKFTFYNQDNKEMYSANLTKDFKFKTN, encoded by the coding sequence ATGAAAATAGCTAATATCTTCATTTTTTTAATTCTATCTCTTACAATTAGCTTTTACCCCACTCATGCACAAATATTGTACACATGGTCTCAAATCATTCCAGAAAATAAATTAAGCATACGTGCGATTATAGACAATAACATGTGTCCCATTGCTTACGTCGATAATAAGGCAGTAGAAATGCTAAATCGCAGCTCAATTAACAATACCGAAACAGTTTGTGAACTGATAGTAGAAACAAATGCTCAAAACATTAGTATTGACAATATAAAAGTTCCCGTATTAGCGGAAAAGATCAGCAAAATTGCCTTCATTGGCGATACAGGATGTAGAATAAATATGTTATTTCAGCAAGAATGTAATTCTGTAGATAACTGGCCTTTGAAAAAAAATTTAGATTCAATCGCTTTTCATAAACCAGATTTAATTATCCATGTTGGTGATTATCATTATAGACAAACAAAATGTAGAAACACAAAAAAGTGCGGCGATATTTATGGATATAGCAAAGAAGCTTGGTACGCTGATTGGTTTGAGCCTGCAAAAGATATTTTAACACAATCTCCTTTTCTTTTTGTTCGTGGAAATCATGAGAGTTGTAATAGAGCTTATGAAGGATGGTTCAGATATTTAGATTCATACCCCTTTTTCCCTCAAAAATGTGAAGATCTTATTTCCAGTTGGTTCTTAGATGCTGGGCCGATGAAGTTTTTTATCTTCGACTCTTCATCCGGTGAGGAAATTTTTACAACCCAAAGCACAGTTGATGCTTTTGAGAGGCAGTTTGATAAATTGATACAAGATAAGCCCACGTGGTTTTTGACTCATAAACCACTTTGGAGATCTCCAAAAAAAGAATTTTTGACATTAAAAAGCCATGGTAATCTTACACAAATTGAAGCTTTTGGAGATAAATTTCCAAGCAATGTTACTACCATAGTTTCTGGCCACATTCATATAGCCCAGATTTTATTAATGGATAATGTTCCAGATCAGATTATAGTTGGAAACGGCGGTGCATTATTACACGCTCAAGATCAAGAACCTGTTTATCAAAACGTAGAATTTAACTATCCAAATAGTAGAAATTACTTAGCACACGAAGTTAGAAACTTTTTCGGCTTTGGCTTTGCAATATTAGGTTTAGACGATCACAAATTTACTTTCTATAACCAAGATAATAAGGAAATGTATTCTGCAAACCTAACGAAAGACTTTAAATTCAAAACAAATTAA
- the glmS gene encoding glutamine--fructose-6-phosphate transaminase (isomerizing), with protein MCGILGIVSSGDSVIPTLLTALQKLEYRGYDSSGIAIINNRGKIEVKKSEGKVERLCEVVHESKISSSKVGIAHTRWATHGVPNLKNAHPIYINNVVVAHNGMIENYNILKKDLEEKGVSFHTDTDTEVIPNILTAYLNEGLSPVDSILQCLNNLQGSLALALLFAEYPDTLFVAKRNLPLAIGYNCNKVFAASDTNALSSFVEKILHLEDNDIAVIKSNEFSIYNNGTQVKRRTENSSPRNFLISKNGYPSFMLKEIFEQPYALNKTINQFYKQYKEINKELFSELGYITIVGCGSSYFAGLIAKCWLESIAQIRVYLEISSEFRYSSVKLEEGSIGLFISQSGETADTMEALRYARLQKQMIISIINTFNSSIEKASDIILHTLAGPEIGVASTKTFSTQLAILACFAVELGKIKGILGRERIKELSGAINSIPEHVEHVLNVMEIQHISGSILEHNNIIIIGRGSSYGVAMEGALKIKELSYINTIGIAAGEMKHGSIALIDSTVLVIAIIPYDNLFFKTLSNIQEIIARKGKVIAFSDKQGAPLLKGICIDVVQLPEVDNFVSPIIYSVAMQFLAYSIAEKKGLDVDCPRNLAKSVTVE; from the coding sequence GTGTGTGGAATACTAGGTATAGTAAGTAGCGGTGATTCAGTAATACCAACTTTACTAACCGCGTTGCAAAAATTGGAATACAGAGGGTATGACTCTTCAGGTATAGCAATTATAAATAATAGAGGTAAGATAGAAGTCAAAAAATCAGAAGGTAAAGTTGAAAGATTATGTGAAGTTGTTCATGAGAGCAAGATATCTAGTAGCAAAGTTGGTATAGCACATACTCGTTGGGCTACACATGGAGTTCCAAATCTTAAAAATGCTCATCCCATTTATATAAATAATGTTGTTGTTGCTCATAATGGCATGATTGAAAATTACAATATATTAAAAAAGGATCTGGAGGAAAAGGGAGTATCTTTTCATACCGACACTGATACAGAAGTAATACCAAACATATTAACTGCATATCTTAATGAAGGATTGTCACCAGTTGATTCTATATTACAGTGTCTAAACAATTTACAAGGTTCACTTGCTTTGGCTTTATTATTTGCAGAATATCCAGATACTTTATTTGTTGCAAAAAGAAATTTGCCTTTAGCAATAGGATATAACTGTAATAAAGTATTTGCTGCCTCTGATACTAATGCTTTGAGTTCATTTGTAGAAAAAATATTGCATTTAGAAGATAATGATATTGCAGTAATAAAATCCAACGAATTTAGTATATATAATAATGGTACACAAGTTAAACGTAGAACAGAAAATAGCAGTCCAAGAAATTTTCTAATTAGTAAAAATGGTTACCCTAGCTTTATGCTAAAAGAAATTTTTGAGCAACCATATGCATTAAACAAAACAATAAATCAATTTTATAAACAATATAAAGAAATCAACAAAGAATTATTTTCTGAACTAGGTTACATTACTATAGTTGGATGCGGTTCATCCTATTTTGCTGGACTAATAGCAAAGTGTTGGCTGGAAAGTATTGCTCAAATTCGGGTATATCTAGAAATCTCGTCAGAATTTAGGTATAGCAGCGTCAAGCTCGAAGAAGGTAGTATTGGCTTATTCATTTCTCAATCTGGTGAAACTGCAGATACTATGGAAGCACTACGTTATGCGAGATTGCAGAAACAAATGATCATTAGCATAATTAATACATTTAATAGCAGCATAGAAAAAGCCTCAGATATTATATTGCATACTCTTGCTGGACCTGAGATTGGTGTTGCTTCGACAAAAACCTTTTCTACGCAGCTTGCAATTTTAGCATGCTTTGCTGTAGAACTTGGAAAAATAAAAGGTATACTGGGTAGAGAGAGGATAAAGGAACTAAGCGGTGCTATTAATTCTATTCCCGAACATGTTGAGCATGTTTTGAATGTGATGGAAATACAACATATATCAGGCAGTATATTAGAGCACAATAATATAATTATAATTGGGAGAGGAAGCTCATATGGAGTTGCAATGGAAGGTGCATTGAAGATAAAAGAGCTTTCATATATCAACACAATTGGTATTGCAGCGGGAGAAATGAAGCACGGTTCTATCGCTTTGATAGACTCTACTGTACTTGTTATCGCAATTATTCCTTACGATAATTTATTCTTTAAAACGCTATCCAATATACAAGAGATTATTGCAAGAAAAGGTAAAGTAATTGCCTTTAGTGATAAGCAAGGAGCACCGCTCTTAAAGGGAATTTGCATAGATGTGGTGCAACTTCCAGAAGTTGACAATTTTGTTTCTCCAATTATCTACAGTGTTGCTATGCAATTTCTTGCTTATTCTATTGCAGAAAAAAAAGGGTTAGATGTAGATTGTCCGAGAAATTTAGCTAAATCTGTCACAGTTGAGTAA
- a CDS encoding TrkH family potassium uptake protein, with translation MESLQVLRSIAFIVGIFLLLFGVAMLIPAITNNYLGYEWKNFLVGFIVTCIFSAIFILLGKLSRLHGMPAIFAITSCTWIALSLFAAIPFYLDSLSYIDALFEAVSGITTTGATVLSYIEQQSPGILLWRAMLHGIGGFGVITVGIAIFPIFKVLSLNNLLYSEYSDALKRKLPHTRSVVIHIAEIYYCLILLCIFSYYLAGMPLFDAVCHGMSSVSTGGFANYNDSIGYYNNPILEVITIIFMILGSLPFLSYLKIIRRLDVCYDEQVSYFIKIVVISSLLACFWLYKNFDLGVFLSFRYSTFTITSFITSTGYVMCNYLNWSFISVLAFFSAFIGGCGGSASGGIKIFRLVIFLKSIRNYFSSLLNPSESDRVKLNGKILENDEVQSVFTFFAIYMLTFTISSIVMSYLSNADFIISISSVSAMLTNSGPGFSNLIGPSGNYSSFSGGVKLFLSFLMLLGRLEILPIYFCIGSLYWKLCHSRV, from the coding sequence ATGGAAAGTCTGCAAGTTTTACGTTCAATTGCGTTTATTGTGGGAATTTTTCTATTGTTGTTTGGCGTAGCAATGCTTATTCCTGCTATTACTAATAATTATCTAGGTTACGAATGGAAAAATTTTCTGGTTGGATTTATAGTTACCTGCATATTTAGTGCGATTTTTATTCTATTGGGTAAACTAAGTAGGTTACATGGAATGCCGGCAATTTTTGCGATTACCAGTTGTACCTGGATTGCATTATCTCTATTTGCAGCTATTCCATTTTATCTTGATAGTTTAAGCTACATTGATGCACTGTTTGAAGCAGTATCTGGGATTACAACCACAGGAGCAACTGTTCTAAGTTACATCGAGCAACAATCTCCGGGGATACTACTGTGGAGAGCAATGCTGCACGGTATAGGTGGTTTTGGAGTAATTACAGTAGGAATTGCAATTTTTCCCATATTTAAGGTTTTGAGCTTAAATAATTTACTCTATTCTGAGTACTCAGATGCTCTTAAAAGAAAGTTACCACATACGCGAAGCGTAGTAATACATATTGCAGAAATATATTACTGCCTAATTTTATTGTGCATATTTTCCTACTATCTAGCTGGCATGCCATTATTTGACGCAGTATGTCACGGAATGTCCTCTGTATCAACTGGTGGATTTGCTAACTATAACGATTCTATAGGCTACTACAATAACCCTATATTGGAGGTCATAACAATTATCTTTATGATTTTAGGCTCTTTACCTTTTCTGAGCTATTTAAAAATTATAAGACGATTAGACGTTTGTTATGATGAACAGGTCTCTTACTTTATTAAGATAGTTGTTATCTCATCTTTGCTTGCTTGTTTTTGGTTATATAAAAATTTTGACTTAGGAGTATTTTTATCATTTAGGTACAGCACATTCACCATTACCTCCTTTATCACATCAACTGGCTATGTAATGTGCAACTACTTGAATTGGAGCTTTATTTCAGTCTTAGCTTTCTTTTCAGCCTTTATTGGTGGATGTGGTGGTTCTGCTAGTGGTGGAATCAAAATCTTCCGTTTAGTCATTTTTCTAAAATCTATAAGGAATTACTTTAGCTCTTTATTAAATCCAAGTGAAAGCGATAGAGTAAAACTCAATGGTAAAATACTGGAAAATGATGAAGTTCAATCCGTCTTTACGTTTTTTGCGATTTACATGTTAACGTTCACTATATCATCAATAGTGATGTCTTACTTGAGCAATGCGGACTTTATAATTAGCATCAGCTCTGTTTCTGCAATGCTTACAAATTCTGGCCCAGGGTTTAGTAACCTAATAGGTCCTTCAGGTAATTATTCCTCCTTTAGTGGTGGAGTAAAGCTATTTCTATCGTTTTTGATGCTGCTTGGCAGGCTTGAAATATTGCCAATTTATTTTTGTATAGGTAGTTTATACTGGAAACTTTGCCATTCAAGAGTGTAA
- the frr gene encoding ribosome recycling factor, with amino-acid sequence MLNEIKAKTRERMLKTIQSFHDDMKGVRTGRANSSLLDGIVVNIYGGHQKLNQVAGVSAIDNKTLSVKVWDATVIGEVKNAIINANLNLNPVVEGNTIRIVLPDLTQETREKLVKLLHQFSENARVAIRNIRRDIMEEIEEMKKNKEISEDDFHVAKKEIQNITDDNVKKVDDDLSIKEKDILHH; translated from the coding sequence ATGTTAAACGAAATAAAAGCTAAAACAAGAGAAAGAATGCTAAAAACTATTCAGTCTTTTCATGATGATATGAAAGGTGTACGTACTGGTAGAGCTAACTCATCATTACTTGATGGTATAGTTGTAAATATCTATGGTGGACATCAAAAACTGAACCAAGTTGCAGGCGTTTCAGCTATAGATAACAAAACTCTATCAGTTAAAGTTTGGGATGCTACTGTTATCGGTGAAGTAAAAAATGCGATAATCAATGCTAACCTGAATTTAAATCCTGTTGTTGAAGGAAATACTATACGTATAGTTCTTCCAGACTTAACACAAGAAACCCGTGAGAAGTTAGTGAAGTTATTGCATCAATTTTCTGAAAATGCACGAGTTGCGATTAGAAATATACGCAGAGATATTATGGAAGAAATAGAGGAAATGAAGAAAAATAAGGAAATCTCAGAAGATGATTTTCATGTTGCCAAAAAGGAAATACAAAACATTACTGATGATAATGTAAAAAAAGTCGATGACGACTTATCTATTAAAGAAAAGGATATATTGCATCATTAA
- the rpsB gene encoding 30S ribosomal protein S2 — MINLPKVTIRDLAESGVHFGHKVSRWNAKMAPYIYGIHQQNRIHIIDLRKTLPLLEVAMKALYDVASQDGRILFVGTKFQALDIVASEAVRCGQYYVNDRWLGGMLTNWNTVSSSIKTLIQYEKISNDEDSILTKKELGNIEKKRKKLDKELGGIREMGAVPDILFIIDTNKEHIAVKEAKKLGIPVVGVLDTNSDPDGIAYPIPGNDDSRKSIELYCKLVADSILAGIESSLTRSRVKDDELIQEKEEDTVQTKKKRIKVETEREVIVSK; from the coding sequence ATGATAAATTTGCCTAAAGTTACTATACGTGATTTAGCTGAATCTGGTGTGCATTTTGGCCATAAAGTTAGTCGCTGGAATGCGAAAATGGCCCCATATATATATGGTATACATCAACAGAATCGTATACACATAATAGACTTACGAAAAACATTACCATTGTTAGAGGTGGCGATGAAAGCTTTATACGATGTTGCATCTCAAGATGGTCGCATTTTATTTGTTGGTACGAAATTTCAAGCTTTAGATATTGTTGCAAGTGAAGCAGTTCGTTGTGGTCAGTATTATGTAAATGATCGATGGCTTGGTGGTATGCTTACTAATTGGAACACTGTTTCTTCTTCGATAAAAACTTTGATACAATATGAGAAAATATCCAATGATGAAGATAGCATCTTAACAAAAAAAGAATTAGGAAACATTGAAAAGAAAAGAAAAAAGCTTGATAAAGAATTGGGTGGAATTAGAGAAATGGGAGCAGTTCCTGATATTTTATTTATTATTGATACTAACAAAGAGCATATAGCGGTTAAAGAGGCTAAAAAACTGGGTATTCCTGTAGTTGGAGTACTTGATACCAATTCTGACCCAGATGGTATTGCCTATCCTATACCAGGAAATGATGATTCAAGAAAATCAATAGAGCTCTATTGTAAATTAGTTGCTGATTCTATATTAGCTGGAATAGAGTCTAGTTTGACAAGGTCTAGAGTTAAGGATGATGAGCTTATTCAAGAAAAAGAAGAGGATACTGTGCAAACTAAAAAGAAGCGTATTAAGGTTGAAACAGAAAGGGAGGTAATAGTAAGTAAATGA
- the dcd gene encoding dCTP deaminase yields MAVMPDKWIREKAENSRMIEPFVNHKSSKGVVSFGLSSYGYDARVSNKFKIFTNVNSAIVDPKNFSENSFIDKETDVCIIPPNSFVLASTVEYFRIPKNVLVICVGKSTYARCGIIVNVTPLEPGWEGHVTLEFSNTTPLPAKIYANEGACQFVFLSGESECEKSYDDMKGKYMNQHGITLPLVK; encoded by the coding sequence ATGGCAGTTATGCCAGATAAATGGATAAGGGAAAAGGCTGAAAACTCTAGAATGATAGAGCCTTTTGTGAATCATAAAAGCAGTAAGGGTGTTGTATCTTTCGGATTATCATCTTATGGCTATGATGCAAGAGTTAGTAATAAGTTTAAGATTTTTACTAATGTTAATTCAGCTATTGTAGACCCCAAGAATTTTTCTGAGAATAGTTTCATAGATAAGGAAACAGATGTATGTATAATCCCACCAAATAGTTTTGTACTTGCCAGCACGGTGGAATATTTTCGTATACCAAAGAATGTACTGGTAATTTGTGTTGGTAAATCAACTTATGCAAGATGTGGTATTATAGTAAACGTCACACCTTTAGAGCCTGGGTGGGAAGGTCACGTCACACTTGAATTCTCTAACACTACTCCACTTCCTGCAAAAATTTACGCTAATGAAGGAGCATGCCAATTTGTGTTTTTAAGCGGCGAAAGTGAATGCGAGAAATCATACGATGATATGAAAGGAAAATATATGAATCAACATGGTATCACTTTGCCGTTAGTTAAGTGA
- a CDS encoding kinetochore Spc7 family protein — protein sequence MAKVSAGENSKKLKDGKNQPISPKKFKGSQYMSPKRSQNSGEKLWNVLESLEEAKSELKKRKFEIELKKDTKISEEGIEKVVELERKTEKEIEEIAMPISTLLLKETIIKLQGTKIINFFKKLEKQVKEMQELCKKLELNAKIEKEDLNKLEDIKKESEKCCRELVSYMPNSNNPRMLYTAVIGVGLAVGLVASTILEHTTRLSILAIIGIATASALVAGGATYEALRPNTKIDESKEVQIKSSHHSLS from the coding sequence ATGGCTAAAGTAAGTGCTGGTGAAAACTCAAAAAAGCTTAAAGATGGTAAAAATCAGCCCATATCACCAAAAAAGTTCAAAGGCAGTCAGTATATGTCACCAAAACGGAGCCAGAATTCTGGTGAAAAGCTATGGAATGTATTAGAATCATTAGAAGAAGCAAAATCAGAGTTGAAAAAAAGAAAGTTTGAAATAGAACTAAAAAAAGACACTAAAATATCAGAAGAAGGAATAGAAAAAGTAGTGGAATTGGAAAGGAAAACAGAAAAAGAGATAGAAGAAATAGCAATGCCAATATCAACGTTACTACTTAAGGAAACAATAATAAAATTACAAGGAACAAAAATAATAAATTTTTTTAAAAAATTAGAAAAACAAGTAAAAGAAATGCAAGAATTATGTAAGAAACTAGAATTAAATGCTAAAATAGAAAAAGAAGATCTAAATAAGCTCGAGGACATAAAGAAAGAATCAGAAAAGTGTTGCAGAGAGTTAGTGAGCTATATGCCTAATTCAAATAATCCTAGAATGTTGTACACTGCTGTTATTGGTGTTGGTCTTGCTGTTGGGCTGGTAGCAAGTACTATACTTGAACATACAACTAGACTAAGTATATTAGCAATAATTGGCATAGCTACAGCATCTGCACTCGTAGCTGGTGGTGCTACATATGAAGCACTAAGACCTAATACTAAAATAGATGAATCAAAAGAAGTCCAAATAAAGAGTTCTCATCACTCACTTTCCTAA
- the tsf gene encoding translation elongation factor Ts translates to MKMDSSSIRELRDRTGLGLSDCKKALEECDGDIKKAVDRLRTIGFAKADKKSDRVASDGLIAMCLAKNYGVLVKVNCETDFVARNEKFIALVSNLASIACQERCTSLDELKNAKYEDVGTVQEAIMSGTSVLGEKLELSNLCYLETKDGIIAGYVHGDMNGLGKIGALVALQSSGDKQEIGKQIAMHVVAMKPEALSIDDLDQEKLNNERSIIEEQVKSLNKPEEVAKKIVDGRMAKYYEEVVLLEQKFIKDDKMKIAGFIESSAVKLANYKLLTLDGANK, encoded by the coding sequence ATGAAGATGGATTCAAGTAGTATAAGGGAATTACGCGATAGAACAGGGCTTGGCTTAAGCGATTGTAAGAAAGCGTTAGAAGAGTGCGATGGTGATATTAAGAAAGCCGTTGATAGGTTACGTACAATAGGATTTGCTAAAGCTGACAAAAAGTCTGATAGAGTAGCTTCGGATGGGCTTATTGCTATGTGCTTGGCTAAAAATTATGGTGTATTGGTTAAAGTCAATTGTGAAACTGATTTTGTTGCTAGAAATGAGAAGTTCATAGCATTAGTTTCAAATTTAGCATCAATTGCTTGTCAAGAACGTTGTACTAGTCTTGATGAGTTAAAAAATGCCAAATATGAAGATGTTGGTACAGTGCAGGAAGCTATTATGAGTGGTACATCGGTTCTTGGTGAGAAGTTAGAGTTAAGCAATCTTTGCTACCTAGAGACTAAGGATGGGATTATTGCTGGCTATGTACATGGTGATATGAATGGCTTAGGTAAGATTGGTGCTTTAGTAGCATTGCAATCATCTGGTGATAAACAAGAGATTGGAAAGCAAATAGCTATGCATGTAGTTGCTATGAAACCTGAAGCTTTATCTATAGATGATTTAGATCAAGAAAAATTAAACAATGAGCGTTCTATAATTGAGGAGCAAGTAAAGAGCTTAAATAAACCTGAAGAGGTAGCGAAAAAAATAGTAGATGGACGAATGGCTAAATACTATGAAGAAGTTGTTCTGCTAGAGCAGAAGTTTATAAAAGATGATAAAATGAAGATTGCTGGTTTTATAGAATCAAGTGCTGTTAAATTAGCTAATTATAAGTTACTTACTTTGGATGGTGCAAATAAGTAA
- the yajC gene encoding preprotein translocase subunit YajC: protein MFISEVFAADATNNVSASVASFIPLILIFVVFYFLIIRPNHKKLKEHRRMIDQIKRGDTVITSSGIIGEVNKVDEVNAQLILEIAPKIEIKILKSAISEILNKEIQKPVAKSIEKSKVEKNGKKNKLEESKKDKNAS from the coding sequence ATGTTTATTTCTGAGGTTTTTGCGGCAGATGCGACTAACAATGTATCAGCATCTGTTGCTAGCTTTATTCCACTCATTTTAATATTTGTAGTATTTTATTTTCTCATTATTCGCCCCAATCACAAAAAACTAAAAGAACATAGAAGGATGATAGATCAAATAAAACGTGGTGATACGGTTATTACTTCTAGTGGAATAATAGGTGAAGTAAACAAAGTTGACGAAGTAAATGCACAACTAATACTAGAAATAGCACCAAAAATTGAAATAAAAATCCTAAAGTCTGCTATATCTGAAATCTTAAATAAAGAAATTCAAAAGCCAGTAGCTAAATCTATTGAAAAAAGCAAAGTTGAAAAGAATGGCAAGAAAAATAAACTAGAGGAAAGTAAAAAAGACAAAAATGCTTCATAA
- the pyrH gene encoding UMP kinase, translating to MVQISNKTSEVKYPRVLFKISGEALMGSKLFGHDMEVIDKLSKDIVEVCNLGVQVCIVVGGGNIFRGASASLSGCERASSDYIGMLGTVINALILQNFLEKSSIVSRVLSAIPMTTICEPYIRRKAIHHLEEGRVIIFAAGTGNPFFTTDTAAALRAVEMNCNVILKGTQVSGVYSADPKKNENAVMYDRLSYTDLLTRDLKVMDASAISLARENSIPIVVFSLKSEKMVNIIRGQGTYTIVSDYKH from the coding sequence ATGGTGCAAATAAGTAACAAAACTTCAGAAGTAAAATACCCCAGAGTGTTATTCAAAATCTCTGGGGAGGCTTTGATGGGATCAAAGCTATTTGGCCATGATATGGAAGTGATAGATAAACTATCCAAAGACATAGTTGAAGTTTGTAATCTCGGAGTTCAAGTTTGTATTGTTGTTGGTGGTGGGAATATTTTTCGTGGTGCATCAGCATCTTTAAGTGGCTGTGAAAGAGCAAGCAGTGATTATATTGGAATGCTTGGCACTGTCATTAATGCTTTAATTTTGCAAAATTTTTTAGAAAAAAGCTCTATAGTCTCTAGGGTGTTGTCTGCTATACCTATGACTACTATATGTGAGCCTTATATAAGAAGGAAGGCTATTCATCATTTAGAAGAGGGCAGGGTGATAATTTTTGCAGCAGGAACGGGTAATCCATTTTTTACTACGGATACAGCTGCAGCTTTACGCGCTGTTGAAATGAATTGTAATGTTATTTTAAAAGGTACGCAAGTAAGTGGCGTGTATTCTGCTGATCCAAAAAAAAATGAGAATGCTGTAATGTACGATAGGCTTTCTTACACAGATTTGTTAACTCGTGATTTGAAGGTTATGGATGCGTCAGCAATTTCACTTGCTCGTGAAAATTCTATTCCAATTGTAGTTTTTTCTTTGAAAAGTGAAAAAATGGTCAATATTATTAGAGGTCAAGGTACTTATACTATAGTCTCAGATTATAAACATTAG